From Leptodactylus fuscus isolate aLepFus1 chromosome 11, aLepFus1.hap2, whole genome shotgun sequence, one genomic window encodes:
- the XPNPEP2 gene encoding xaa-Pro aminopeptidase 2 gives MGEDMKGFIWTITLILLTQYGFTEGVPKPQDTTIRDCTSNPPYIPPTVKDSTADLNNLRQKMRALNISAYIIPATDPHLGGYSAERERRRQWLTGFKGSSGTAAVTLTRGAVFTDSRYWIQAEREMDCNWELQKILSTSEIVSWILQELKDGDVIGYDPFLFSIDDWNSFNNLLEDSGKILRSIPNNLVDEVWGSQRPLLPSSEIYFIPNEFIGSTWQEKVLNIRNQMEQHSQKPTAVLLSALEESAWLFNLRGQDIPNNPYFYSYSLLTKDSIRLFVNVSRITDSVRTYLNSNCPGTCVELLDYEKVRETVEEYVKGNVKVWIGSRYTNYGLYEVIPKNKLVSSTYSPVMMTKAVKTEKEQQLLEQCHIRDAVAVVQYLMWLEENAPKGVVTEISGANQVDSLRAKQAYFKGPSFATISAGGLNAALPHYRPDNQTDRKLTVNEIYLIDSGGQYYDGTTDITRTVSWGTPSDFEKEAYTRVLMGNIELSRLIFPPGTYGGSIESIARQALWAVGLNYGHGTGHGIGNFFSVHEWPVGLQNSNIAFKKGMFTSIEPGYYHDGHFGIRIEDIAVVVEAETKNTFGGEKYLTFEKVTLVPYNRNLIDTSLMTAVQIEHVDKHYEKIRRILGPELQKQNLQDEYKWLQENTKPLLAHGPFTAASIGVLFITTIANLCLQQTVI, from the exons AtgggggaggacatgaaaggctttATCTGGACCATCACTCTCATCCTCCTCACACAATATG GATTTACTGAAGGAGTCCCAAAGCCCCAGGACACAACCATAAGGGATTGCACGTCCAACCCCCCA TATATTCCACCCACTGTGAAGGACTCTACTGCAGACCTGAACAATCTTCGCCAGAAAATGAGAGCGCTCAACATCTCGGCTTATATTATTCCGGCCACCGATCCTCACTTG GGCGGATACTCTGCAGAACGTGAAAGACGGAGACAATGGTTGACCGGCTTTAAAGGATCTTCAG GTACCGCAGCAGTCACTCTGACCAGAGGCGCCGTCTTCACAGATAGTCGCTACTGGATCCAGGCGGAGAGGGAGATGGACTGCAACTGGGAACTGCAGAAGATAC TCTCCACTTCTGAAATCGTGTCCTGGATCCTACAAGAACTGAAGGATGGAGATGTCATCGGCTACGACCCTTTCCTTTTTTCTATCG ATGACTGGAATTCCTTCAACAATTTattggaggattctgggaaaatTCTACGTTCCATACCCAACAACCTGGTGGACGAAGTGTGGGGGAGCCAGCGCCCCCTTCTGCCAAGCAGTGAAATCTATTTCATTCCCAATGAGTTTATAG GCAGCACCTGGCAGGAAAAAGTGCTAAATATCCGGAACCAAATGGAACAACATTCCCAGAAGCCAACGGCGGTGCTGCTGTCTGCTCTGGAGGAAAGTGCAT GGCTCTTCAATCTTCGTGGACAGGATATTCCAAATAATCCTTACTTCTACTCATATTCCCTGCTGACTAAAGATTCCATCAG ATTGTTTGTTAATGTCAGCCGGATAACCGACAGTGTTCGTACATACCTAAACAGCAACTGCCCAGGAACGTGTGTTGAGCTCTTGGACTATGAAAAAGTGCGAGAAACTGTGGAGGAGTACGTGAAGGGGAATGTGAAAGTCTGGATTGGATCCCGATACACCAATTACGGCTTATATGAAGTCATCCCAAAG AATAAACTTGTATCCTCGACATATTCTCCAGTCATGATGACAAAAGCTGTAAAAACAGAGAAGGAGCAACAACTATTAGAGCAATGTCAT ATCCGAGATGCTGTAGCAGTTGTTCAATACTTAATGTGGCTGGAGGAAAACGCCCCAAAGGGTGTAGTAACTGAAATAAGTGGAGCAAATCAAGTTGACAGTCTGCGAGC GAAGCAAGCATATTTTAAGGGACCGAGCTTTGCAACTATTTCAGCAGGAGGTCTCAACGCTGCTCTTCCGCATTACAG ACCAGACAATCAGACAGACCGCAAACTCACTGTGAATGAGATCTACCTGATCGACTCTGGGGGGCAGTACTA TGATGGAACAACCGACATCACGAGGACAGTTTCGTGGGGAACGCCGAGTGACTTTGAAAAG GAAGCCTATACTCGGGTCCTCATGGGGAATATTGAGCTGAGCAGACTTATCTTTCCACCTGGCACCTATG GTGGATCTATTGAATCAATAGCCAGACAAGCCCTGTGGGCAGTGGGACTGAACTACGGCCATGGGACTGGACACGGGATAGGAAACTTCTTTTCTGTCCATGAAT GGCCAGTGGGATTGCAAAATAGCAACATTGCTTTTAAAAAGGGGATGTTCACTTCTATTG AACCCGGTTACTATCATGATGGACATTTTGGAATCCGGATTGAGGATATTGCGGTGGTTGTGGAAGCAGAAACTAAG AACACATTTGGAGGAGAGAAGTATCTGACATTTGAGAAGGTGACTTTGGTCCCGTATAACAGAAATCTCATTGACACCAGCCTGATGACAGCCGTGCAG ATTGAACATGTAGACAAACATTATGAGAAGATCAGAAGAATTCTGGGGCCAGAACTACAAAAACAAAACCTTCAAGATGAATACAAATGGCTACAGGAAAACACAAAGCCCTTATTAGCCCATGGACCCTTCACTGCCGCCTCTATCGGGGTCCTCTTCATCACCACCATTGCCAACCTGTGTCTCCAGCAGACTGTGATCTAG